The sequence GTGAATTCCTCTTCGGGACGGAGCGATCGATGAATTTTACGTCGCAATGAACGGAATAAGTAAAATCGAACGGACTTGGCTTCAGCCAGTTGAGAACGGGTACGCCATAGATCAGTAAACATATCCTGGATGGCATCTTCAACCACGGTCGAATCGCGGTTAATTTTCATGCCATAACTATACAACACGCGAACATAGCGTTGATAGATCCAGGCGAAAGCGACCTCCTCACCATTCCTGAAACGATTCCAATAGAGTCGATCTTCCTGATCAGATGCTCCAATATCTTTCACGCCACAAAATAATGCGATTTTTCCCTAATATACTTCTAATGCATCGGAGCAATACGAAAACAGTTTACTAACCTCCACTATTGACTTGTCCTGAAATCGCTCGATTGTGCGGGTACCATTGAATACCCAGGACAACTGGAGTAGGCAGCTTGATGCTTTTTACTTACCTTGTTTTGACTTCAGAACCAAGCTCATCAACCTATAAATGGTACGTATCAGTCCTTCCTGAAATCTGGGCTGGAATGGATAATGCCTCCTAAAGAGGTACTTGTTGAATTCACTGGTGATCTCTCAGCGAGAATCCCGTATAGTAAAATCTTGATTCACTCATCCATTCCCTGAAGTCAGTTTGTGCTTTTAATCAGCCAAAACCATGGGAAAGCCAACTGTAGACTTGCCAATCGTCAATCCTCATGCTGCCGGAATTGATCGCACCGATTTCTATGGGTTAAGCAAGGGCTGGTGCATAATTTTTGTCATATTTTTCACCCCGGCGCACAACAGCACAAACGCGGTGAATCAACTTGTTACGGGCGGCATTAATGACTAGCATCGGCGGCTTGCCTTCATTGATCTTGCGAACGTAGTAGTCTTGAAGGTCTCCCGCTATCTGAATCGCCGACATAGTACCCAAGTGGACCAAGGCTTTCAGCCGTTTACGAGCCTGATGACTCACCTTTGTGCGGCCTCGGATGCTACTGCCGGAGCGATACTCAAAAGGAGCTACACCCGCATGACAAGCCAATTTTTTGGGATCATTGATCGCCTGCATTTCGTTGGTGGCCAACAGTAATTCAGTAGCAATGACGGGGCCAACGCCGGGTACAGAGACCATCAAATCAAACAACTCTTTCAGGTGAGCATCCGCTTGGATCAGGTTATGAATCTGCACCTCAATCGCTTTTTGTTCTTCCTTGAGAGCGGATAAAGACTTTTTAACATTGCCTTTAAGGGTCTTCTGGAGCGACTTGCTGATGAACGTTTCCTGCTCGGTAACTGGAACTGCCAGTAAGTTGTAAGCCTGATTAAGTCGTTGACGAGTTGCGCTTAAAAAGGCCAATTTCTGCAGCACCTGGCGAGGTGGCGTCCACAGTCGGACCTGATCACGGAAGCGATAGGCATATTGAGCGATTCGCTGAGCGTCGACTTTATCCGTTTTGCCCCGTTGCATCCCACCCGCCTGCTTGATTTGAAGAGATGACTCCAACCAGATAG comes from Spirosoma aureum and encodes:
- a CDS encoding transposase; the encoded protein is MEHTGIYNAHLLELLNDLKLSIWLESSLQIKQAGGMQRGKTDKVDAQRIAQYAYRFRDQVRLWTPPRQVLQKLAFLSATRQRLNQAYNLLAVPVTEQETFISKSLQKTLKGNVKKSLSALKEEQKAIEVQIHNLIQADAHLKELFDLMVSVPGVGPVIATELLLATNEMQAINDPKKLACHAGVAPFEYRSGSSIRGRTKVSHQARKRLKALVHLGTMSAIQIAGDLQDYYVRKINEGKPPMLVINAARNKLIHRVCAVVRRGEKYDKNYAPALA